One genomic region from Sulfuriflexus mobilis encodes:
- the kdsB gene encoding 3-deoxy-manno-octulosonate cytidylyltransferase — MDFRVIIPARYASRRLPGKPLLDIAGKPMLQHVHERAMESGASHVVIATDDERISDAAKGFGAEVVMTSSEHHSGTDRLAEAVSLLGCKADEIIVNLQGDEPLMPPAIITQVARDLHEHADASVATLCTSIHTAEDVSNPNVVKVVFSKKGYALYFSRAPIAWEREHFRLSSFRPSGHHIHYRHIGLYAYRANFLGRYVTWPVCDIEEMEVLEQLRVLWNDEKIHVSEAAAIPPPGVDTEEERVRVERLIKEFRHPS; from the coding sequence GTGGATTTTCGAGTTATCATCCCGGCGCGTTATGCATCCCGGCGCCTGCCGGGAAAACCCCTGCTTGATATCGCCGGCAAGCCGATGCTACAGCATGTACACGAACGTGCCATGGAAAGCGGTGCCAGCCATGTTGTTATTGCCACTGATGATGAACGCATTAGTGATGCAGCAAAGGGTTTCGGTGCCGAGGTCGTCATGACCTCAAGCGAACACCACTCCGGCACCGACCGCCTGGCCGAGGCCGTGAGCTTGCTGGGTTGCAAGGCCGACGAGATCATCGTCAACCTGCAGGGCGATGAACCACTGATGCCGCCAGCCATTATCACCCAGGTTGCCAGGGACCTGCATGAACATGCCGATGCCAGTGTTGCGACACTCTGTACCTCAATCCATACTGCCGAAGATGTCAGTAACCCTAATGTCGTCAAGGTCGTGTTCAGCAAAAAGGGCTACGCGCTGTATTTCAGCCGCGCACCGATCGCCTGGGAACGTGAGCACTTCCGGCTGTCCAGTTTCCGGCCCTCCGGGCACCATATACACTACCGCCACATCGGCCTGTATGCCTACCGTGCCAACTTTCTCGGGCGTTACGTAACATGGCCGGTCTGTGATATTGAGGAAATGGAAGTGCTGGAACAACTACGCGTGTTGTGGAATGATGAAAAAATCCACGTCAGTGAGGCCGCGGCGATTCCGCCACCGGGTGTGGATACCGAGGAGGAGAGGGTGCGCGTCGAACGCCTGATTAAGGAATTTCGGCACCCGTCATAA
- the rne gene encoding ribonuclease E: protein MKRMLINATQQEELRVALVDGQSLYDLDIETPAKEQKKSNIYKGKITRVEPSLEAAFVNYGADRHGFLPLKEISRAYFKGQPESGKRANISELIKEGQEIVVQVDKEERGNKGAALTTFISLAGRYLVLMPNNPRAGGVSRRIEGEDRSEIRDAMAGLDIPEGMGLIVRTAGVGKSHEELQWDLDYLLQLWTAIEEASNQRSAPFLVYQESNVIIRAIRDYLRKDIAEILIDNEEVYKKARDFISLVMPNNINKVKFYDDSIPLFSRYQIETQIESAFQRDVSLPSGGSIVIDHTEALVSIDINSARATKGSNIEDTALNTNLEAADEIARQLRLRDLGGLVVIDFIDMMQSRNQREVENRMKEALKQDRARIQVGRISRFGLLEMSRQRLRPSLGESSQITCPRCSGQGTIRGVESLALSILRIIEEEAMKDKSSRIICQVPVDVGSFLLNEKRSIIHTIENRHGINVTIVPNANMETPRFEIQRLRDTDVDNEEFKKSSYDLATAETRQADVIVSDTKPRIVEEAAVKAIVPNAPPPAAPDKAAETPTKAKAEGGFIKRLFGSMFNGGGGTEAEAAQEEKKQPDNRGARGEARRGSRNGRSEPRRTGRGAQQARRKRPPQKQDDEKTAAPQQERGKKSPQTRQRQNKPSDETTLQASDDTMQQTAETGGEQQPGGERSGRGRSRRGRRGGRRRNQRDNKAQADGDASPSTGSEGKSTAAPAATDKPESKSVEAKPVTESKSGPTPAENKPAAPKPIESKPAAPVPAAPKPAESKPTAPVPAAAKPAESKPTAPVPAAPKPAESEPTAPVPAAAKPVESKPTAPVPAAAKPVESKPAAPRPVESKPTAPVPATPKPVENKPTAPVSAAPRPVESKPTAPVPATPKPVENRPAPAPVAPKPVENKPAALQQVQTRPQATVPAAPSPQPVKTKPQTPPAPAAKPAASKPVEDKPAPVLQQVQTRPPSPPADESSGDN from the coding sequence ATGAAGAGAATGCTTATCAACGCGACTCAGCAAGAGGAGTTGCGTGTTGCACTCGTCGATGGCCAGTCGCTTTACGACCTGGACATTGAAACCCCCGCCAAGGAACAAAAAAAGTCCAATATTTACAAAGGCAAGATCACCCGCGTTGAGCCCAGCCTCGAGGCCGCCTTTGTCAATTATGGTGCAGACCGCCATGGCTTTTTGCCCCTGAAGGAGATCTCCCGCGCCTATTTCAAGGGCCAGCCTGAGTCAGGCAAACGCGCCAATATCTCTGAGCTCATCAAGGAAGGCCAGGAGATCGTCGTCCAGGTCGACAAGGAGGAGCGTGGCAACAAGGGCGCCGCACTGACCACCTTCATCAGCCTCGCCGGGCGGTATCTGGTACTCATGCCAAATAACCCTCGTGCCGGTGGTGTCTCTCGCCGCATTGAGGGTGAAGACCGCAGCGAGATCCGCGATGCCATGGCCGGCCTGGACATTCCGGAGGGTATGGGCCTGATTGTGCGTACCGCCGGTGTTGGCAAGAGCCACGAAGAATTGCAGTGGGACCTCGATTACCTGCTGCAGCTGTGGACCGCCATCGAAGAGGCCTCCAACCAGCGCTCTGCGCCCTTCCTCGTTTACCAGGAAAGCAATGTCATTATCCGCGCCATCCGCGACTACCTGCGCAAAGACATCGCCGAGATCCTTATCGACAACGAGGAGGTCTACAAAAAGGCCCGTGACTTCATCTCGCTGGTGATGCCGAATAACATAAATAAGGTCAAGTTTTACGATGACAGCATCCCGCTGTTCAGTCGCTACCAGATCGAGACCCAGATCGAGTCCGCCTTTCAGCGTGACGTCAGTCTGCCCTCCGGTGGCTCGATCGTCATCGACCACACCGAGGCCCTTGTCTCTATCGACATCAACTCGGCGCGCGCCACCAAGGGCAGCAACATCGAAGACACCGCATTGAACACCAACCTCGAGGCGGCCGATGAAATCGCCCGCCAGTTACGCCTGCGTGACCTCGGTGGCCTGGTTGTGATCGACTTCATCGACATGATGCAGTCGCGTAACCAGCGTGAAGTCGAGAACCGTATGAAGGAGGCGCTCAAGCAGGACCGTGCCCGTATCCAGGTTGGCCGTATCTCGCGCTTTGGTCTACTGGAGATGTCGCGCCAGCGTCTGCGCCCCTCGCTTGGTGAGTCGAGTCAAATCACCTGCCCACGTTGTAGTGGCCAGGGCACCATCCGTGGTGTGGAATCACTGGCACTGTCGATCTTGCGTATCATTGAAGAAGAGGCCATGAAGGACAAGAGCTCACGCATTATCTGCCAGGTGCCGGTTGATGTCGGCAGCTTCCTGCTGAATGAAAAGCGCTCCATTATTCACACCATCGAAAACCGTCACGGCATCAACGTTACCATCGTGCCGAATGCCAATATGGAAACCCCGCGCTTTGAGATCCAGCGCCTGCGTGACACGGATGTCGATAATGAGGAATTCAAAAAGTCCAGTTATGACCTGGCCACGGCCGAGACCAGACAGGCCGATGTGATCGTCTCTGACACCAAGCCACGCATCGTTGAAGAGGCAGCCGTTAAGGCCATTGTCCCCAATGCGCCACCACCGGCGGCCCCCGACAAAGCAGCAGAGACACCAACGAAGGCAAAGGCCGAGGGCGGCTTTATCAAGCGCCTGTTCGGTAGCATGTTTAATGGCGGTGGCGGCACAGAGGCCGAGGCGGCTCAGGAAGAAAAGAAACAACCAGACAATCGCGGTGCTCGCGGTGAAGCGCGCCGAGGCAGTCGCAATGGCCGCAGTGAACCGCGTCGTACTGGCCGTGGTGCTCAACAGGCCCGTCGCAAACGCCCGCCGCAAAAACAGGATGACGAAAAAACAGCCGCACCTCAGCAGGAACGCGGCAAGAAATCGCCACAAACTCGTCAGCGTCAGAACAAACCGAGCGATGAGACAACCCTCCAGGCCAGTGATGACACCATGCAGCAAACGGCCGAAACTGGCGGTGAACAACAGCCAGGCGGTGAACGCAGTGGTCGTGGCCGCTCACGTCGAGGCCGTCGTGGCGGTCGTCGTCGTAACCAGCGCGACAATAAGGCCCAGGCTGACGGTGATGCCAGCCCGTCCACCGGCTCTGAAGGTAAGTCTACAGCCGCCCCCGCGGCAACAGACAAGCCCGAATCAAAATCCGTAGAAGCCAAACCGGTCACTGAGTCCAAGTCAGGCCCCACGCCCGCAGAAAACAAACCTGCTGCGCCGAAGCCCATAGAAAGCAAACCGGCTGCACCGGTACCTGCTGCGCCGAAGCCCGCAGAAAGCAAACCGACTGCACCAGTACCTGCTGCGGCGAAACCTGCAGAAAGCAAACCGACTGCACCGGTACCTGCCGCGCCGAAACCTGCAGAAAGCGAACCGACTGCACCAGTACCTGCTGCGGCGAAACCTGTAGAAAGCAAACCGACTGCACCGGTACCTGCTGCGGCGAAACCTGTAGAAAGCAAACCGGCCGCACCGAGACCCGTTGAGAGCAAACCGACTGCACCGGTACCTGCTACGCCGAAGCCCGTAGAGAACAAACCAACTGCACCGGTATCTGCCGCACCGAGACCCGTTGAGAGCAAGCCGACTGCACCGGTACCTGCTACGCCGAAGCCCGTAGAGAACAGGCCGGCCCCTGCACCCGTGGCACCGAAGCCGGTAGAAAATAAACCGGCCGCGCTGCAACAGGTCCAGACCCGTCCACAAGCAACCGTACCTGCCGCACCGAGTCCGCAACCGGTGAAGACTAAGCCGCAAACACCGCCGGCACCGGCAGCCAAGCCGGCTGCATCGAAGCCGGTGGAAGACAAACCGGCACCGGTACTACAACAGGTGCAGACGCGACCACCATCACCACCCGCTGACGAATCGTCGGGGGATAACTAA
- a CDS encoding HAD family hydrolase, whose translation MKPAFELLVFDWDGTLMDSVEHIATSLAAAAIDTGMEDLGQQRYRDIIGLGLKEAMQALYPEAGEAETQALCERYRYHYVEVNQVRSELFHGALDMLHIMRGKGLKLAVATGKARVGLERVFADTGYGELFHASRCSDESGSKPQPHMLHELMQELNVEPDKTLMIGDTEYDMAMARNAGTHGLAVSYGVHDCQRLQQHDPLACLSSMEELSGWLHAHTA comes from the coding sequence ATGAAACCCGCATTTGAATTACTCGTGTTTGACTGGGATGGGACCTTGATGGACTCGGTGGAGCATATCGCCACTTCGCTGGCCGCGGCCGCCATCGATACCGGTATGGAAGACCTGGGCCAGCAGCGTTACCGCGACATTATCGGCCTGGGCCTGAAAGAGGCCATGCAGGCACTCTACCCCGAGGCCGGCGAGGCAGAGACCCAGGCCCTCTGCGAGCGTTACCGTTATCACTATGTCGAGGTCAACCAGGTCAGGTCAGAGCTGTTTCACGGCGCCCTCGACATGCTGCATATTATGCGCGGCAAGGGCCTGAAACTCGCCGTCGCCACCGGCAAGGCCCGTGTCGGTCTGGAGCGGGTGTTTGCCGATACCGGTTACGGTGAACTGTTTCACGCCAGCCGTTGCTCGGACGAGTCAGGTTCAAAACCGCAGCCGCACATGCTGCATGAACTCATGCAGGAGCTCAACGTCGAACCCGACAAGACCTTGATGATCGGCGATACCGAATACGATATGGCCATGGCACGCAATGCGGGCACGCATGGCCTGGCCGTCAGTTATGGTGTGCACGATTGCCAGCGCCTGCAACAACACGACCCGCTGGCCTGCCTGTCGAGCATGGAGGAACTGAGCGGCTGGTTGCATGCGCACACGGCCTGA
- a CDS encoding low molecular weight protein-tyrosine-phosphatase: MVKVLFVCMGNICRSPTAHGVFEHMLREQGLVAAIEVDSCGTHAYHIGEPPDRRSQEVAALRGIGLDHLRARRVEMSDFEYFDYILAMDRDNLSILASMCPSQHADKLSLFLDFAPSRSESEVPDPYYGGPKGFDIVLDMIEVASQGLLDDIRQRHL; this comes from the coding sequence ATGGTTAAGGTTCTATTTGTCTGCATGGGCAATATTTGCCGCTCACCGACGGCACACGGCGTGTTTGAACACATGCTCAGGGAGCAGGGCCTGGTGGCGGCAATCGAGGTGGATTCCTGTGGCACGCATGCCTATCACATCGGCGAACCCCCGGATCGTCGCTCCCAGGAGGTCGCAGCGCTGCGCGGTATTGGTCTCGACCACCTACGGGCGCGGCGTGTGGAGATGAGCGACTTCGAGTATTTCGATTATATTCTTGCTATGGACAGGGATAATCTTTCCATACTTGCGTCCATGTGCCCCTCGCAGCATGCCGATAAACTCAGTCTGTTTCTCGATTTTGCGCCCTCGCGCAGCGAGAGTGAGGTGCCCGATCCGTATTACGGTGGCCCAAAGGGCTTTGACATTGTGCTGGACATGATTGAGGTGGCCAGTCAGGGCCTGCTGGATGATATACGCCAGCGGCATTTGTAA
- the msbA gene encoding lipid A export permease/ATP-binding protein MsbA, whose amino-acid sequence MSNDVKKIGGKEAYLRLLSFVLPHWKMFVISIIGMAAYAATDAAVAWLMKPLLDEGFIANDVSVIRLMALGLVGIFLLRIFVGIVSTYCMSWVSRRVIKDLRLKMFEHILHLPTAYYDQSSTGNILSKLIFDVEQVSRASTNVVTVLFREGLTAIGLLALMFYRSWQLTLIFLLVSPLVAWLISFVSKKFRKTSQRIQQSVGGITHVSEEVIEGHRVVKTFGGQTVEAASFEKENEYNSKQKLKLDVTRELSVGVIQFLVAIGIAGVILFTTSEAMRGQVTPGDFVSMLFALVMLQRPIKRLTTVNSYLQTGIAAAQSVFSFLDIDKEKDNGTKLLQKVQGRVEYTNVGFSYETSAGKVLDKINFVAEPGKTIAFVGRSGSGKSTLVNLLPRFYDALEGSIRIDGQDINDIRLDDLRRHIALVSQHVTLFNDTVAKNIAYGSLSDASEEEIMRAAEMAHAREFIEKLPDGLNTMVGENGVLLSGGQRQRLAIARALLKNAPILILDEATSALDTESERYIQAGLEELVKNRTTLVIAHRLSTIENADSIIVLHDGQIIEQGTHNELLAQGGQYAALHKMQFRDV is encoded by the coding sequence ATGTCCAATGATGTAAAGAAGATAGGTGGCAAAGAGGCCTATCTGCGCCTGCTTAGTTTTGTATTGCCGCACTGGAAGATGTTTGTGATTTCTATCATCGGTATGGCCGCCTATGCCGCTACCGATGCTGCCGTTGCCTGGTTGATGAAACCGCTCCTGGATGAAGGTTTTATCGCCAACGACGTCAGTGTTATTCGTCTGATGGCACTGGGGCTGGTAGGGATCTTCCTGCTGAGAATATTCGTTGGTATTGTCTCGACGTATTGCATGAGTTGGGTAAGCAGGCGGGTGATAAAAGATCTGCGTTTAAAAATGTTTGAGCACATCCTGCACCTTCCTACTGCGTATTATGATCAGTCTTCTACCGGCAATATACTCTCGAAACTGATCTTTGATGTCGAACAGGTATCACGCGCCTCAACCAATGTCGTAACCGTCTTGTTCCGAGAAGGATTGACTGCTATCGGCCTGCTGGCGCTGATGTTCTACCGTAGTTGGCAATTGACCCTGATCTTCCTGCTGGTCTCACCGCTGGTGGCCTGGTTGATCTCATTTGTGAGCAAAAAATTTCGCAAGACAAGTCAGCGTATCCAGCAGAGTGTTGGTGGCATCACGCATGTTTCCGAAGAGGTGATTGAAGGCCATCGTGTGGTCAAGACCTTTGGTGGGCAAACGGTCGAAGCCGCTTCATTTGAAAAGGAAAACGAGTACAACAGCAAGCAAAAACTTAAACTCGATGTTACCCGGGAACTGAGTGTCGGTGTTATCCAGTTCCTCGTTGCAATTGGTATCGCCGGGGTGATCCTGTTCACCACCTCAGAAGCCATGCGCGGCCAGGTCACCCCCGGTGATTTTGTGTCGATGTTGTTTGCACTGGTTATGCTGCAGCGTCCTATCAAGCGCCTGACCACAGTGAATTCCTACCTGCAAACCGGAATCGCCGCTGCACAGAGCGTCTTCAGTTTTCTTGATATCGACAAGGAAAAAGATAACGGTACGAAGTTGCTGCAAAAGGTGCAGGGCCGGGTCGAATATACAAATGTCGGTTTCTCCTACGAGACCAGTGCCGGCAAGGTACTGGATAAGATCAACTTCGTCGCCGAGCCGGGTAAGACCATTGCCTTTGTCGGTCGTTCGGGGAGTGGCAAGTCTACCCTGGTGAACCTGCTGCCGCGTTTCTATGATGCCCTTGAAGGCAGTATTCGTATTGATGGCCAGGACATTAACGACATCCGACTCGATGACCTGCGTCGTCACATCGCGCTGGTCAGCCAGCACGTGACCCTGTTCAATGATACGGTGGCGAAGAATATCGCCTATGGCAGTCTTAGTGATGCCAGTGAGGAAGAGATTATGCGCGCGGCCGAAATGGCACATGCCCGGGAATTTATCGAAAAACTGCCGGATGGCCTGAATACCATGGTTGGTGAAAATGGGGTGTTATTGTCCGGTGGCCAGCGTCAACGCCTGGCGATCGCACGTGCCCTGTTGAAGAATGCGCCGATCCTGATCCTCGACGAGGCCACCTCGGCGCTGGATACCGAGTCTGAACGCTATATCCAGGCGGGTCTCGAGGAACTGGTGAAAAATCGTACCACACTGGTGATCGCCCACCGGTTGTCGACCATCGAAAATGCCGACAGTATCATTGTCCTGCATGATGGTCAGATAATCGAACAGGGCACGCATAATGAACTACTGGCACAAGGTGGTCAGTATGCGGCCCTGCACAAGATGCAGTTCAGGGATGTCTAG
- a CDS encoding type III secretion system chaperone, producing MHRLIRMFLTSLFLCLSLAIQAEEATQSGMDNQRLDELIHRIDKSAQGKPGYWVFVVEGREVSVITDARADRMRIIIPITPTKDIDRDLLYRLMQANFDSALDARYSIANDILWAAFIHPLSALGDKEFLSGLGQTVNLALSYGDSYSSGALVFGGGDSQALRRRELIDKLLRDGLTI from the coding sequence ATGCATCGATTAATAAGGATGTTTCTCACCAGTCTGTTTCTTTGCCTCAGCCTGGCCATACAGGCCGAGGAGGCCACGCAATCGGGCATGGACAATCAGCGCCTTGATGAGCTCATTCATCGAATAGATAAATCGGCGCAGGGCAAACCCGGTTACTGGGTGTTCGTGGTCGAGGGCCGCGAGGTCAGTGTCATTACCGATGCGCGTGCCGATCGCATGCGCATCATCATCCCGATCACGCCAACCAAGGACATTGACCGGGATCTGCTCTATCGCCTCATGCAGGCCAACTTTGATTCCGCGTTGGATGCGCGCTACTCCATCGCCAATGATATCCTCTGGGCGGCCTTCATCCATCCTTTGTCTGCCCTCGGTGACAAGGAGTTTTTATCAGGCCTAGGCCAAACTGTGAACCTGGCCCTGAGTTATGGTGATAGCTACAGTTCCGGCGCGCTGGTCTTTGGCGGCGGCGACAGTCAGGCGCTGCGCAGGCGGGAACTGATTGATAAGTTGCTGCGTGATGGTCTGACGATTTAA
- a CDS encoding Trm112 family protein has product MDKKLLAILVCPVCKGPLVYDKPKAELICKVDRLAYPIRDDIPVMLEEEARRLPADEEV; this is encoded by the coding sequence ATGGACAAAAAATTGTTAGCGATACTGGTCTGTCCGGTCTGCAAGGGACCGCTGGTGTATGACAAGCCCAAGGCTGAGTTGATCTGCAAAGTGGATCGCCTGGCCTATCCAATCCGCGATGACATACCTGTGATGCTCGAGGAAGAAGCACGTCGACTGCCTGCCGACGAGGAAGTATAA
- the rluC gene encoding 23S rRNA pseudouridine(955/2504/2580) synthase RluC yields the protein MSTNTPDTSPEQRPAVRLVDIEPEQAGQRIDNFLITKLKGVPKSRIYRILRKGEVRVNKGRIKPEYRLKAGDQVRIPPIRMEEKPAVPTPPQAQIERLEAAILFEDKGLIIINKPSGLAVHGGSGLSFGLIEVLRASRPTAPYLELVHRLDRDTSGLLLVAKKRSYLRSLHEQLRGDGVRKHYRALLCGHWDRGKHHENAPLYKNTLSSGERIVRVDERGKTAHTLFKPISCFKAASYMEVELFTGRTHQIRVHAAHAGHPVAGDEKYGNQDCNRDLKRYGLKRLFLHAYRLEFTHPGSEQPMDVIAPLDNALGAVLDALEAGQR from the coding sequence ATGAGCACAAACACCCCTGATACCTCCCCCGAGCAGCGTCCTGCCGTGCGTTTGGTCGATATTGAGCCCGAGCAGGCCGGGCAGCGCATTGATAACTTCCTGATTACCAAGCTAAAAGGGGTGCCAAAGAGCCGCATCTACCGCATCCTGCGCAAGGGTGAGGTGCGCGTCAACAAGGGCCGCATCAAACCGGAATATCGCCTCAAGGCCGGTGACCAGGTACGCATTCCCCCGATCCGAATGGAGGAAAAGCCCGCCGTACCGACCCCGCCACAGGCCCAGATCGAGCGGCTCGAGGCGGCTATCCTCTTCGAGGACAAGGGCCTGATTATTATCAACAAGCCCAGCGGCCTGGCCGTGCACGGCGGCAGTGGTCTGAGTTTTGGCCTCATCGAGGTGCTGCGGGCCTCGCGACCCACGGCCCCGTATCTCGAACTGGTGCACCGCCTTGACCGTGACACCTCCGGTCTGCTGCTGGTGGCGAAAAAGCGCAGCTACCTACGGTCCCTGCACGAACAACTGCGCGGTGACGGCGTGCGCAAACATTACCGCGCCCTGTTATGCGGGCATTGGGACCGGGGCAAACACCACGAGAATGCCCCCCTGTATAAAAATACCCTGAGCTCGGGTGAGCGTATTGTGCGCGTTGATGAACGGGGCAAGACCGCGCATACCCTGTTCAAACCCATTAGTTGTTTCAAGGCCGCCAGCTACATGGAGGTTGAACTCTTCACCGGGCGGACCCATCAAATACGCGTGCACGCCGCGCACGCCGGCCACCCGGTGGCCGGTGATGAAAAGTACGGCAATCAGGACTGTAATCGTGATTTGAAACGATACGGCCTGAAACGATTATTTTTGCATGCCTACCGACTCGAGTTTACCCACCCGGGAAGCGAGCAACCGATGGACGTGATTGCACCGCTCGACAACGCGTTGGGGGCGGTGCTGGATGCCCTCGAAGCAGGGCAGAGATGA
- the lpxK gene encoding tetraacyldisaccharide 4'-kinase, which produces MLRSLLNRLFNRIWYKQSWPRYALMPLTWFYQAMIRLRRHAYERGWKPSNRYPLPVIVVGNITVGGSGKTPLVIWLVDFLRKAGFKPAIISRGYRGKASQWPQQVRADSDPVVVGDEAVLLARRCHCPIAVGPNRSASVEALLQHTDCNIIISDDGLQHYALERDIEIAVVDSLRRYGNGCLLPAGPLREPIERLKDVDFIVSNGIAERGEYAMSLRMHTACNLETGEVRELKTFTNGTVHAMAGIGNPKRFFSALHQQGLKLYEHAFADHHDFKAKDLAFNNTAPVLMTEKDAVKCQRFAHSHYWYVPVEAELNKHFGPRLLAALESKAVKSAVTPSATHSNTAGQA; this is translated from the coding sequence ATGTTGCGCAGTCTCCTCAACAGGCTCTTTAACCGTATCTGGTATAAGCAGAGCTGGCCGCGTTATGCCTTGATGCCCTTGACCTGGTTTTACCAGGCCATGATCCGCCTGCGCCGCCATGCCTACGAACGTGGCTGGAAGCCGAGCAACAGATACCCGCTGCCGGTGATCGTGGTCGGTAACATTACGGTTGGTGGCAGTGGCAAGACCCCACTGGTGATCTGGCTGGTTGATTTTCTGCGCAAGGCGGGTTTCAAACCGGCCATCATCAGTCGTGGCTATCGTGGCAAGGCCAGCCAGTGGCCGCAACAGGTACGGGCCGACAGTGACCCGGTGGTGGTGGGTGATGAAGCCGTGTTACTGGCCCGACGTTGTCACTGCCCAATCGCTGTCGGACCGAATCGTAGTGCCTCGGTTGAGGCATTATTGCAACACACGGATTGTAATATCATCATTTCCGATGATGGTTTGCAGCATTATGCCCTGGAACGTGATATCGAGATCGCCGTGGTGGATAGCCTGCGTCGCTATGGCAATGGTTGCCTGTTACCCGCAGGGCCGTTGCGTGAGCCAATAGAACGTCTTAAAGACGTGGATTTTATCGTTAGCAACGGCATCGCTGAACGCGGTGAATATGCCATGAGTCTGCGCATGCATACGGCCTGTAACCTGGAAACCGGCGAAGTCCGCGAGTTGAAGACCTTTACGAATGGCACCGTGCATGCCATGGCAGGTATTGGCAACCCAAAACGTTTTTTCAGTGCTTTGCATCAGCAGGGGCTGAAACTCTATGAACATGCCTTTGCCGATCACCATGATTTCAAGGCTAAGGACCTGGCCTTCAACAACACCGCACCGGTACTCATGACCGAGAAAGATGCGGTAAAGTGTCAACGCTTCGCACACAGTCATTACTGGTATGTGCCGGTCGAGGCAGAATTAAACAAGCATTTTGGGCCACGCCTGTTGGCAGCGCTCGAAAGCAAGGCAGTCAAGTCTGCGGTAACCCCATCAGCCACGCATAGCAACACGGCTGGACAAGCATAA
- a CDS encoding MotA/TolQ/ExbB proton channel family protein, with product MFELVKAGGWLMLPIILCSAIALAIIAERFWSLQRKRITPKHLVAQIWHWARNKQLDEAKILQLRKGSQLGRIIAAGLVNRHHPREIMKESIEDAGRHIVPELERFLNTLGTIASITPLLGLLGTVVGMIDVFTAIIEHGVGNPAELADGISKALITTAAGLSVAIPALMFYRYFRGRVNELVLTMEQEALKLIEVLHGEREDADLEEEENELQ from the coding sequence GTGTTTGAACTCGTCAAGGCAGGCGGCTGGCTCATGCTGCCCATCATCTTATGTTCGGCCATTGCGTTAGCGATCATCGCCGAACGCTTCTGGAGCCTGCAACGTAAACGCATTACCCCGAAACATCTCGTGGCCCAGATCTGGCACTGGGCACGTAACAAACAACTCGATGAGGCCAAGATCCTGCAGCTGAGGAAGGGCTCACAACTGGGTCGTATCATCGCCGCCGGCCTGGTCAACCGCCACCACCCGCGTGAGATCATGAAAGAGAGCATTGAGGATGCCGGACGTCACATCGTGCCGGAGCTTGAGCGATTCCTGAATACGCTGGGTACAATTGCCTCGATCACACCACTACTTGGTCTGCTCGGCACGGTGGTCGGTATGATCGATGTCTTTACTGCCATTATCGAGCACGGTGTCGGCAATCCGGCGGAACTGGCTGACGGCATCTCCAAGGCCCTGATCACTACGGCAGCGGGTTTGTCCGTGGCTATTCCTGCGCTGATGTTTTATCGCTACTTCCGTGGCCGCGTCAATGAACTCGTCCTGACCATGGAGCAGGAGGCCCTGAAGTTGATTGAGGTCCTGCACGGTGAGCGTGAGGATGCGGACCTGGAAGAAGAGGAGAACGAACTGCAATGA
- a CDS encoding ExbD/TolR family protein, translating into MRLRQQVSEDPDVNLTPLIDVVFLLLIFFMVSTTFNKESELSIDLPTATGEVAKERSVQIEISIDAEGHYAVNNEQLVNEQLATLKNAIIKVAGDDREQPLVISADGRASHQSVVTAMNAARQLGFSHLTFATKIAPEEN; encoded by the coding sequence ATGAGACTGCGCCAGCAGGTCAGTGAAGACCCGGATGTCAATCTGACACCGCTGATCGATGTTGTCTTCCTGTTGTTGATCTTCTTTATGGTTTCGACGACCTTCAATAAGGAATCAGAGCTGAGTATCGACTTGCCCACCGCGACCGGCGAAGTAGCGAAGGAACGCTCAGTGCAGATTGAAATATCCATCGATGCTGAAGGTCACTATGCGGTCAATAATGAGCAGCTGGTGAATGAACAACTGGCGACCCTGAAAAATGCGATTATCAAGGTTGCCGGCGATGACCGTGAGCAACCACTGGTGATTAGTGCTGATGGCCGTGCCTCACATCAGTCTGTGGTTACTGCAATGAATGCGGCACGCCAGCTCGGCTTTTCTCACCTGACCTTTGCTACCAAGATTGCCCCGGAAGAAAATTAA